Proteins found in one Pempheris klunzingeri isolate RE-2024b chromosome 6, fPemKlu1.hap1, whole genome shotgun sequence genomic segment:
- the LOC139202998 gene encoding NAD-dependent protein deacylase sirtuin-5A, mitochondrial-like, producing the protein MILCQFSCRGRINSHLYAHLKRLPVSQDMTRPSSDLAEFRKIFKKAKNIAILTGAGVSAESGVPTFRGAGGYWRQWQAQQLATPEAFSRNPSRVWEFYHYRREVMLTKNPNPAHLAIAECEERLSKQGREVTVITQNIDELHRRAGSKNILELHGNLFKTRCMTCGHEAANYKSPICAALKGKGAPDPKTDDAQIPVNQLPRCEQKGCHGLLRPAVVWFGETLDSDILSSAEKVLDSCDLCLVVGTSSVVYPAAMFAPQVAARGVPVAEFNMEDTPATKRFMFHFHGPCGTTLPPALAEHESEHS; encoded by the exons ATGATTTTGTGCCAGTTCTCGTGTAGAGGCAGAATAAACTCTCACCTGTATGCCCACCTGAAGAGGCTCCCGGTCAGCCAAGACATGACCAGACCCAGTTCAG acCTGGCAGAATTTAGGAAGATTTTCAAAAAAGCCAAGAATATAGCCATCCTCACCGGGGCAGGAGTGAGTGCAGAGAGCGGAGTGCCCACcttcagaggagcaggaggctaCTGGAGACAATGGCAAGCACAG cAACTTGCCACCCCGGAGGCCTTCTCCAGGAATCCCTCTCGTGTTTGGGAGTTTTACCACTACCGCCGCGAGGTCATGCTCACAAAAAACCCCAACCCCGCCCACCTGGCTATTGCCGAGTGTGAGGAGCGTCTGAGCAAACAGGGACGTGAGGTCACTGTCATCACGCAGAACATCGACGAGCTCCACCGCCGCGCCGGCTCCAAAAACATCCTGGAACTCCACGGCAA TCTGTTTAAAACCCGCTGTATGACCTGTGGTCATGAAGCAGCCAATTACAAGAGCCCCATCTGTGCCGCTCTGAAGGGAAAAGG AGCTCCAGACCCAAAAACAGATGACGCCCAGATCCCCGTTAACCAGCTGCCCAG gtgtgagCAGAAAGGCTGTCACGGTCTCTTGAGACCAGCTGTGGTTTGGTTTGGGGAGACTCTGGACTCAGACATCCTCAGCAGTGCAGAGAAAGTGTTGGACAGCTGTGACCTCTGCCTCgtg GTTGGCACTTCATCCGTTGTGTATCCAGCTGCCATGTTTGCTCCTCAGGTGGCGGCCAGAGGAGTCCCTGTGGCCGAATTCAACATGGAAGACACTCCGGCCACCAAACGCTTCAT gttCCACTTCCACGGCCCCTGTGGGACCACGTTGCCCCCAGCACTGGCCGAGCACGAGTCTGAGCACAGTTAG